AGGACCGGAACTTTCCCGCTGTCCGGTTCACAACCGGCGAGATCACCTCAACGTTTGCTCCCCACAAGAGCGATGTGGATCCCGCGTTGGCTGTTCTGAACAAGGTGCAGTGCACGGGAGCGGCGAACACTGCAAGCGGGCGTACGAAGGTTCGCATCGCCAACGCTGTGTGGGGTGAGGAGCGCGGAGCACGAATCGCACGGAAAGCGCGAGAGCTCGATCGCGCAGGCTGTGACGTCGAGATCGTCTTCATGATGATGCAGCGAAAGATCCGCGCCATCCTTCGGGGGATGCGCGCCAAGCAAATGGTCTACATCGTGGGCGCGACGGCCGACAAGTTCAAAGACCGTTACGTCCACCTGAAGGGCCTTGCAGTTCAGGGAAACGTGGCCGGTGCCGCGGACGGAAATGTCGTGCTGTCAAGTAGCGAGAACTGGACGCGCCTCGGATGGCATTCCGATGAGCAGGACGTCATCTTCTGGAACGACGCAACGATGGCCTCGAAGTATGCGAACTGGGTTGACCTGATCTACCGCCAGGCGCCTCGCAGCCTGAACAACTACGTCAACTCAGCCGACCCCGCGCGTCGAGTCCCGGGTACGGAGTACCTCAAGCCCAAGGACTACCCGTTCGAGGATCTCGAGGCTGAGTTGGGGTAGAGAACCGCAGCGGTTCTGCCCGAACACAGGCTTGGTTCGGTCAGGTTGCGAACCAAGCCTGTGTGCGGTGCGACGCTCGGGCGGCTCCATGCCTTCCAAGCCAACGCCGTTGGACCGGGCTGCACTCGTCGAGACGGAGCGCAAACGACTGTAAGGATCTGTCATCGGCAGTCGTCATTGGGTTCGAGCCTTCCCGCGGTTGAGGGAAAGCTGTAGAGAAGCCGGATCGATCAGCACGCCCCTCGGCAAGTCGACTCCAGAGGAGAACAAATGTCCCATCACGCCAACGTGGCCGGCCCTAGTACGGCCAAGATCATTGCCGCGGAGTTCCTCGGCACGTTCGTCCTCGTCTTCGGCGGCTG
This genomic interval from Nocardioides kongjuensis contains the following:
- a CDS encoding phospholipase D-like domain-containing protein — its product is MVAAAVVLSLFPLRPAHAGSLAGGELQRLSARAADPSYVVAPGIVFNHPFRKKKRTRIQRKIINTVRNVPAGETIRLATWNFDSPILARAFIKAHRRGVSVQIIMSRGLARAQGAGGSYQTLRSALGKGNADRPPSMRSWIRTCRYTCRGKGGAMHFKFMLVSRSGATNWVVSQGSGNFTGAAAVQQFNDWTTVTENKALWDGWINIWNQAVKDRNFPAVRFTTGEITSTFAPHKSDVDPALAVLNKVQCTGAANTASGRTKVRIANAVWGEERGARIARKARELDRAGCDVEIVFMMMQRKIRAILRGMRAKQMVYIVGATADKFKDRYVHLKGLAVQGNVAGAADGNVVLSSSENWTRLGWHSDEQDVIFWNDATMASKYANWVDLIYRQAPRSLNNYVNSADPARRVPGTEYLKPKDYPFEDLEAELG